From Deinococcus reticulitermitis, the proteins below share one genomic window:
- a CDS encoding 3-oxoacid CoA-transferase — protein sequence MKETPIITPQEAAQKVSSGQTLLVGGFGMTGNPVHLVHALAETGVQELTYVANNVGEAGLSGGRLLRLGKLKKAVGSYFTSNREAVQAAQEGRLEVQLIPQGTLAEALRAGGAGLGGFYTPTAAGTVIAGGADVRTLSGQEMIFVPALRGDVAFIRAWRADRAGNLQYRLTEQNFNRAMATAADLVIAEVEEIVEVGEIDPEHVHTPGLYVDFLVQATLTPEDLGSSADVRGSAKKVDEARMNMARRALRELRPGDVVNLGIGIPTLVADLITPEMGINLHTENGMLGVGPAPEGGGAMEYPVNAGKIPVTALPGASYFDSADSFGMIRGGHVDAAVMGGLQVDEAGNLANWAVPGKPLLGVGGAMDLASGAKRLIITMGHTDPDGTPKIVPECTLPLTARGAVDLVITDKAVFGFPEGQLTLLELMPGATLEEVRASTSANFVEALTS from the coding sequence ATGAAAGAAACACCCATCATCACCCCGCAGGAAGCGGCACAGAAAGTCAGCAGCGGGCAGACGCTCCTCGTCGGGGGCTTCGGCATGACCGGCAATCCCGTGCACCTCGTCCACGCGCTCGCCGAGACGGGCGTGCAGGAGCTGACCTACGTCGCCAACAACGTCGGCGAGGCGGGGCTGAGCGGGGGGCGGCTGCTGCGGCTCGGCAAGCTGAAAAAGGCTGTCGGCTCGTATTTCACCTCCAACCGCGAGGCGGTGCAGGCCGCCCAGGAAGGCCGGCTGGAGGTGCAGCTCATTCCGCAGGGCACGCTCGCCGAAGCGCTGCGGGCCGGGGGCGCCGGGCTCGGCGGCTTCTACACCCCGACGGCGGCGGGAACGGTGATCGCGGGGGGCGCCGACGTGCGCACGCTCAGCGGCCAGGAGATGATCTTCGTGCCCGCGCTGCGCGGCGACGTGGCCTTCATCCGCGCGTGGCGGGCCGACCGGGCCGGCAACCTCCAGTACCGTCTCACCGAGCAGAACTTCAACCGCGCGATGGCGACCGCCGCCGACCTCGTGATCGCCGAAGTCGAGGAGATCGTGGAAGTCGGCGAGATCGACCCCGAGCACGTGCACACGCCGGGGCTGTACGTGGACTTCCTCGTGCAGGCAACCCTCACGCCCGAGGACCTCGGCTCCTCCGCCGACGTCCGGGGCAGCGCCAAGAAGGTGGACGAGGCGCGGATGAACATGGCCCGGCGCGCGCTGCGGGAGCTGCGCCCCGGCGACGTGGTGAACCTCGGCATCGGCATTCCGACGCTGGTGGCCGACCTGATCACGCCGGAGATGGGGATCAACCTCCACACCGAAAACGGCATGCTCGGCGTCGGCCCGGCTCCCGAAGGCGGCGGCGCGATGGAGTACCCGGTCAACGCGGGCAAGATTCCGGTGACGGCGCTGCCGGGCGCGAGCTACTTCGACTCCGCCGACTCGTTCGGCATGATCCGGGGCGGACACGTGGACGCCGCCGTGATGGGGGGCCTCCAGGTGGACGAGGCCGGCAACCTCGCCAACTGGGCGGTGCCGGGGAAACCGCTGCTCGGCGTCGGCGGCGCGATGGACCTCGCTTCCGGAGCAAAGCGCCTGATCATCACCATGGGGCACACCGACCCCGACGGCACGCCCAAGATCGTCCCCGAATGCACCCTGCCGCTCACGGCGCGCGGCGCGGTAGATCTGGTCATCACCGACAAGGCTGTGTTCGGCTTTCCGGAGGGACAGCTCACCCTCCTCGAGCTGATGCCCGGCGCCACCCTGGAAGAGGTGCGGGCGAGCACGAGCGCGAACTTCGTGGAGGCGCTCACCTCCTGA
- a CDS encoding CBS domain-containing protein: MLVRDLMTSPAVTAPPALSLPDAAHLMKTRGIRRLPVVDESGHLIGIATDRDLREALPSKVSTLSPWEATTRLAAIKVSDVMRRSVLTVPEDADARDAAYTMLQHRVGALPVVDAQGQLSGLITVTDVLRDYAREPVTREPLAEGSA; the protein is encoded by the coding sequence ATGCTGGTACGTGACCTGATGACGAGCCCTGCCGTGACTGCGCCGCCCGCCCTCTCGCTGCCCGACGCCGCCCACCTGATGAAAACCCGGGGCATTCGCCGCCTGCCGGTGGTGGACGAATCCGGCCACCTGATCGGTATTGCGACCGACCGCGACCTGCGTGAGGCGCTGCCGAGCAAGGTGAGCACCCTCTCACCCTGGGAAGCCACCACCCGCCTCGCCGCGATCAAGGTGAGCGACGTGATGCGCCGCTCGGTCCTGACGGTGCCGGAAGACGCCGACGCCCGCGACGCCGCCTACACCATGCTTCAGCACCGGGTCGGGGCGCTGCCGGTCGTGGATGCCCAGGGGCAGCTCAGCGGCCTGATCACGGTAACCGACGTGCTGCGCGACTACGCCCGTGAGCCCGTGACCCGTGAGCCGCTGGCCGAGGGCAGCGCGTGA
- a CDS encoding cytochrome c oxidase subunit II, which yields MAPVPAPRLDHHTLEKYENIWFLIASIMAVLLFVAVLASFFSGTYPSLTGEGGHHIEGVRNGRIDPRNFAGTPFAEPGVRENPDGTVEVFVVGKAYQFQPAVLRLPAGKPVTFHVTSADVLHGYYVEGTNINATAIPGQVSSFTTTFRRAGTRQVICNEYCGTGHQNMINRVIVEPQAQAQR from the coding sequence ATGGCTCCTGTTCCTGCGCCGCGGCTCGACCACCACACCCTGGAGAAGTACGAGAACATCTGGTTTCTGATCGCCTCGATCATGGCGGTGCTGCTGTTCGTGGCGGTGCTGGCGAGCTTCTTTTCCGGCACCTACCCGTCGCTGACCGGTGAGGGCGGGCACCACATCGAGGGCGTCCGCAACGGGCGCATCGATCCGCGCAACTTCGCCGGAACGCCCTTCGCCGAGCCCGGCGTGCGCGAGAACCCCGACGGCACCGTCGAGGTGTTCGTCGTCGGCAAGGCCTACCAGTTTCAGCCGGCGGTTCTGCGGCTGCCGGCCGGCAAACCGGTCACCTTCCACGTGACTTCCGCCGACGTGCTGCACGGCTACTACGTCGAGGGCACCAACATCAATGCGACCGCGATTCCGGGGCAGGTCAGCTCGTTTACCACGACCTTCCGCCGCGCGGGCACGCGCCAGGTGATCTGCAACGAGTACTGCGGCACCGGCCACCAGAACATGATCAACCGCGTGATCGTCGAGCCCCAGGCGCAGGCGCAGCGATGA
- a CDS encoding BMP family lipoprotein: MGIVYHGAGKFDGGFNENAYQGGQRAARELGVTVNDFEAPDPSQIIEGLRAFARNGFDLTISLGIASAGSVRAAASEFPGLKFGLTEAPAPQPNVTSLTFRQEEGAYLIGFLAASQSATGVVGFVGGMHVPLTRRYEAGYRAGALAARPGVQVIAQYLGTTPDAWNNPAKAKEVAAGMRARGADILFTAAGSSGNGVIDYVNQTQCLSAAGLPPGVIFGRRPYASVPKSARYRAACAGDTSPLFFVGVDRNQNPRGDTDGDPATLNHGLSSLLVRADRGIYTMIREARQGRLRGGTRSLGLAEGGVEYAVDRYNAALIPSALRVRLETLRGRIIRGDLKVPSQ, translated from the coding sequence GTGGGCATCGTCTACCACGGCGCCGGCAAATTCGACGGCGGCTTCAACGAGAACGCCTATCAGGGCGGTCAGCGCGCGGCGCGCGAACTCGGCGTGACCGTGAACGACTTCGAGGCGCCCGATCCGAGCCAGATCATCGAGGGGCTGCGCGCCTTTGCCCGCAACGGCTTTGACCTCACCATCAGTCTGGGCATCGCCAGCGCGGGCAGCGTCCGGGCAGCGGCCAGCGAGTTTCCGGGCCTGAAGTTCGGTCTCACCGAGGCGCCTGCTCCGCAGCCCAACGTCACCAGCCTGACCTTTCGTCAGGAAGAGGGAGCGTACCTGATCGGTTTTCTGGCGGCCTCCCAGAGCGCGACCGGGGTGGTGGGGTTCGTGGGCGGCATGCACGTTCCGCTGACCCGGCGCTACGAGGCCGGCTACCGCGCCGGCGCGCTCGCGGCCCGCCCCGGGGTCCAGGTGATCGCCCAGTACCTCGGCACGACGCCCGACGCCTGGAACAACCCCGCCAAGGCCAAGGAAGTCGCCGCCGGCATGCGGGCACGCGGCGCCGACATCCTGTTCACGGCTGCCGGCTCGAGCGGCAACGGCGTGATCGACTACGTCAACCAGACCCAGTGCCTCTCGGCGGCGGGGCTGCCCCCGGGCGTCATCTTCGGGCGCCGGCCCTACGCCTCAGTGCCCAAGAGCGCGCGCTACCGCGCCGCCTGTGCGGGCGACACCTCGCCACTCTTTTTTGTGGGCGTCGACCGCAACCAGAACCCGCGCGGCGACACCGACGGCGACCCCGCCACCCTCAACCACGGCCTGAGCAGCCTGCTCGTGCGCGCCGACCGGGGCATCTACACCATGATCCGCGAGGCCAGGCAGGGACGGCTGCGCGGCGGCACGCGCTCGCTCGGGCTCGCCGAAGGGGGCGTGGAATACGCCGTCGACCGCTACAACGCGGCCCTGATTCCTTCTGCCCTGCGGGTCCGGCTCGAAACGCTGCGCGGCAGGATCATCCGGGGCGACCTCAAGGTGCCGAGCCAGTAA